A window of Pseudoalteromonas sp. MEBiC 03607 genomic DNA:
TTGCATACAATGCATTCTTAAGCAGTAAATTTATTACCTATGTTCTGGATGAGCAAAATTTTGGCTTAATAGGTACCAGTAAAGGGGCTTATTACTTTACTGATCGTGGTATTGAAAAAATTGGCGACCAAACCAGTTTAGAAAGCGCTTATGTCACCAGTATTTTAAATATTGAAGGGGTGGGGATATTAATTGGCTCTCTTAACGATGGTTTATTTTATCGCAGCACCCAAGGTCAGTGGCGTCAACTTGATGCAACAGACGGCCTACCGTACGGCTCGATTTTCAGCCTTGTTTATGACAAACAGTTAAAACGTATTTGGGTAAGTACCATGAAGGGCGTTTACCGCATGCCGGTAGAGCAATTTGGTACTGATATAGAGAGCTTAAAAGTAGAGCAAGTGATCTCATCATTTGACCGACAATTAGATGGTAAAGCCAGTCAGTGCTGTGCTGGTCTTGGCCATGATGCTGTAGCAGACACAGGTAACTCTATTTGGTACCCAAGCTTACAAGGGGTCGTTGAAATACCTAAGAGTGTTGAGCTTTTTGGTGTGCAAGCGCTTAAGCCGCGTATTGAAAGCATTATTACGCCGCTGCGAAGCTTAAGTACCGCTACTTTAGGTGATAAACCTGAGCTACAAATTGATGAGCGCGATGTGACAATCAAATATACCGCAATTGATTATTTTGCTCCTTCAAGTATTGAGTTTAGATATCGACTGAGTGGTTTAGACAGTGATTGGCGCTATGCAAACACCCGCCGTGAGGCTATTTATACAAATTTACCGCCGGGGGCATTTTTGTTTCAGCTTGAAGCCAAACGTGGTGGTGAAGATTGGCAAAAGGCTCGTCGTACCGAGTACACATTCGTTGTTCCACGTCGCTTTGACGAGACCATTTACTTTAGACTCTTGATCACAAGTAGTTTTATTCTATTGTTCTACCTCGTGTTTTGGGTGTTTAGGGCGCAAGAGAAGCGTAAACAATTAGCACTTGAAAGCTTAGTAACAGAGCGCACCGTAGAGCTTCGTGAAGCCAACGATAAGCTCAATCAAGTAAACTCTCAGCTTAAGTTAGTCAGTCACTCAGATGAGCTAACAGGGCTTCGTAGTCGTCGCTTCTTGTTTGATCAGCTCCCTAAAGATATTGAACATTTCCAACGTAATTCGCAATCATTGCAAGCACAGGGTAAGTCGTTGGTGCTACTGATAATTAACCTTGATAACTTTAGCCGCATCAATGATTCCTATGGACCACTTGCAGGCGATAGTTGTTTACAGCAAATGGCGACATTGTTGAATAGCCGGACACAAGGCTCAGACTATGTCGCACGCTGGAGTGGCGATGAGTTTTTACTCTTATTACGTGATTTTAAACGTACAGCCATAGACAATTATGTTGCTGACTTGTGTGAAGCAATTGCAGCAAACCCATTTAGGCTACCAAATGGGGAATCGACCACCATCACTGCGTCTATTGGCTGGTCTTTCTATCCATTACCTTTATTGGGTGGTCAAGTGATTGGCTGGGAAACGTCTGTTAATTTAGCTGATATCGCGCTACACCAAGTGAAAAAGCGCGGTGGTGATGGCGTTGCAAATATTACCTTTGATGAACAATTAGATGCTTTTGAGTTTGAGCAAAATAATAATGTTGATAAACAACTGGGTGTTCTTCAAGAAACAGGTCTTGCTGATATTAAGGTTTGGATGCGCTAATATAAACGATGACAAAAAAGGAGCCTTAAGGCTCCTTTTTAGTTTTAATAGTGTAAGGCTTAGGCCATAAACTCTTTGATGCTAGTTAAGATACCGTTTGCATCTAAGCCCATTTCGGCGTGCATTTCGTCTTGCGTACCATGCTTAATGAATTCATCTGGAATACCTAAGTTCAAGATAGTCACATTTGCTTTAATTGCAGCTAAGTACTCATTCACAGCAGAACCCGCACCGCCAGCAATGGCGTTGTCTTCTAGGGTAACAATCACATCGTGGCTACTCAGCAACTCGCTAATAGTCTCTGTATCTAGAGGTTTAATGAAGCGCATATCAATCACTGTTGCATTAAGCTCTTCAGCAGCTGATTTGGCGTTTTCTAGTAGCGTACCAAATGACAAGATTGCTACTTTACTGCCTTGTTTGATACTTCGCGCCTTACCAATTTCAATCGCACTCATTGTTGATTCAACATCACAATTGCCTGCACTACCACGTGGGTATCGTACGGCAACAGGTTGATTACATTGGTAACCTGTATACAGCATCTGGCGGCACTCATTAGTGTCGCTTGGTGCCATGATAATCATATTAGGAATACAGCGCATAAAGCTTAAATCGTAAGCACCTTGGTGAGTTTCACCATCAGCACCAACAATCCCGGCACGGTCAATAGCAAATAAAACCGGTAGGTTTTGTAATGCCACATCGTGAATAAGTTGGTCGTACGCACGTTGTAAAAAGCTTGAATAAATAGCAACAACAGGCTTCAGTCCTTCACAAGCAAAACCAGCTGCAAGCGTTACAGCATGTTGCTCAGCAATTGCTACATCAAAGTATTGCGCTGGGTACTCTTTAGAAAAACGAACCATGCCTGAGCCTTCACGCATAGCAGGAGTAATCGCCATTAGCTTGTCATCTTGGGCTGCCATATCACAAAGCCAGTCACCGAACACATTTGAGAATGTCGCAGCGCCAGGTTTTGATTTTGGTAATTTAGACATGCTCGGATCAAATTTTGGTACGCCATGGTAACCAATTGGATCCGCTTCAGCAGGTTTATAACCTTTACCTTTTTGCGTTTTAATATGCAGTAGCTGCGGGCCTTTAAGGTTACGCATATTACGTAAGGTATCGACCAACATATTGACATCGTGACCGTCGATTGGGCCGATGTAATTTAGGCCTAATTCTTCAAAGAATGTGCCCGGAATGACCATACCTTTTAGGTGTTCTTCCATGCGGCTGGCAAGTTCTTTCACTGGCGGTAAACCCGAAAGAAGTTTTTTACTGCCTTCGCGAATATTGGTGTAGAAGCTACCAGACAAAATACGTGCAAAGTGGTTGTTTAGGGCACCTACGTTTTCTGAAATCGACATTTCATTATCGTTTAAGATAATTAACACATTAGGGTTTACATCGCCCATGTGGTTCATCGCTTCAAATGCCATACCAGCAGTAATCGCGCCATCGCCAATAACAGCAACCGTTTTACGATCTTTACCTTCTTTTTCAGCGGCAATAGCCATGCCGAGCGCTGCAGAAATAGAAGTACTTGAATGACCAACACTGAAGGTGTCGTAAGGGCTTTCTTCACGGAATGGGAAAGGGTGTAAACCGTCTTTTTGACGGATAGTATGCATTTGGTCACGGCGACCCGTTAAGATTTTGTGCGGGTATGCTTGATGACCCACATCCCATACTAAACGATCTTCAGGGGTGTTATAGACATAATGAAGGGCCACTGTTAACTCAACAGTACCTAAACCTGATGCTAAATGACCACTACTTTGCGAAACTGAATTAAGCAGGTATTCGCGTAACTCTTTACTAAACGCAGGTAACTTATCTTGCGCAATATCACGCAGTTGTGCTGGTTCGTCAACCAAACTTAATAATGGATACTTGCTACTATCAAGTGTCATGATTTTATATACATCCTTCGCTAACCAGAGTGCATTATAGCCCATTGCTGCTCTGATTTTTTAGTTATTTTGTCTTTCTTTTTTAGACGTTAATAATTACGCTCAACAATATAGCTAGCAAGGCTTGCCAGCTCGCGGGTGTCGTAATCAATAGCCTCAAGTGCTTTATGAGCCCGAGCCAATAAGTCTTGTGCTTTTTGCTTAGCGCCTGCCATACCTAATAATGCAGGGTAGGTCGCTTTATTGGCCGCAATATCTGAACCTTGCGGTTTGCCTAACGTTTCGGTGTCTGCCTCTACATCGAGAATATCGTCCTGTACCTGAAAAGCCAGACCAATTGCTTGACCAAACAAATTAAGCTGCTTTAACGTTTGCTCATCACATTGCGGCGCGGCCAAAGCCCCCAAGGTAATTGCACAGTTGAGTAATGCGCCAGTTTTAAGTTGATGAATACGTTCTAGTTCTTCGACTGTAATTGCTTTATCAGTGGCTTCAATATCAAGTGCCTGACCACCTACCATACCCTCTATACCTGAGGCTTTGCTTAACGAGGCGATCATTCTTACCTGTTGTGTCGCAGGTACTGCAAACTGATGGTTAGCAATTAAATCAAATGCTAATGTTTGAAGAGCATCACCGGCGAGAATAGCTTGCGCTTCACCATAAACAATATGACAAGTCGGGCGGCCACGTCTTAAGTCATCATCATCCATAGCTGGTAGGTCATCATGAACTAATGAGTAGCTATGAATACACTCAATAGCAGCGGCAAGAATATCAAGGTCAGCTTTGTCAGCTCCCATCATGCGGCCCGTCGCATAAACGAGGTAAGGACGTAAGCGCTTACCACCATTTAAAACGCCGTAATGAGTGGCTTCTTTAATGGTTTTTTCAGTGTTTAGTGGCAGTTCGAAATAGCGGTTTAAATGTGCTTCAACGTCTTCTCGAGCGCGTTGTAATTGTTCTTTTAATTGCACTTAATTAGTCCAAGTTTGAGTCAAAGTTGCTAAGAGGAGCTTGGCTATCGTTACCCATTAATATGGCCACTTTTTGTTCGGCTTGTTGTAATTTTCCAGATGAGGCATTCGCAAGCGCTATACCACGCTCAAACTGTTTTAGCGATTGTTCTAAAGACAGTTCACCTTGCTCCATTTGTGCAACAATCTGAGATAATTCATCCAGTGCTTCTTCAAAACTCAAGTTTTCTGGTTTCTTTGTTGCCATAGTGGCCTCGATAGCTAATAGAAAGTGAGGCCAATTTTAGGGGGAATGCTAAACTAGGTCAAAGAATGATGTGTTTTTTTGCGCATAAAAGGAAATCAATATGCTATTTTTACGGTTTTAGAAGTAGCGGCAACTTGTAGCTTAAAAATCTTACATTAAAATAAAATTAATTCATTTAATGATTTAAGTAATTCAATTGCTTGCCGATAAGCAGTTAATAATAAAAATTTGATGCCGTTGGTGTCGTGTATTTGTTCCTCTGGAGGGGTATGTGGATTTAGCAACCATAATAGGTATTCTTGGTGCCATAGGCTTAATTGCTATGTCGATGGTATTAAGTAGTGACGGCCAAGTTGCAATGTTTTATAACACGCCTTCGGTGGTCATTGTATTTGGTGGTTCGATTTTTATCGTGTTATCGAACTTCACTATGGGGCAGTTTTTGGGCATTGGTAAGGTCGCTGCAAAAGCCTTTATGTTCAAAATTGAATCGCCAGAAGAATTAATTGAAAAAGCAGTAGAATTAGCTGACTCAGCACGTAAAGGTGGTTTCTTAGCATTAGAAGAAGCCGAAATCCCTAACGGCTTTATGCGCAAAGGGGTTGATATGTTAGTGGATGGTCATGATGCTGATGTAGTTCGTGCCACACTGCAAAAAGATATTTCCCTCACCGCTACTCGCCATGAACTTGGTGCAGGTTTATTTAAGTCGCTTGCCGATATCGCTCCTGCGATGGGGATGATAGGCACGCTAATTGGCTTGGTTGCAATGTTATCTAACATGGATG
This region includes:
- the dxs gene encoding 1-deoxy-D-xylulose-5-phosphate synthase, which encodes MTLDSSKYPLLSLVDEPAQLRDIAQDKLPAFSKELREYLLNSVSQSSGHLASGLGTVELTVALHYVYNTPEDRLVWDVGHQAYPHKILTGRRDQMHTIRQKDGLHPFPFREESPYDTFSVGHSSTSISAALGMAIAAEKEGKDRKTVAVIGDGAITAGMAFEAMNHMGDVNPNVLIILNDNEMSISENVGALNNHFARILSGSFYTNIREGSKKLLSGLPPVKELASRMEEHLKGMVIPGTFFEELGLNYIGPIDGHDVNMLVDTLRNMRNLKGPQLLHIKTQKGKGYKPAEADPIGYHGVPKFDPSMSKLPKSKPGAATFSNVFGDWLCDMAAQDDKLMAITPAMREGSGMVRFSKEYPAQYFDVAIAEQHAVTLAAGFACEGLKPVVAIYSSFLQRAYDQLIHDVALQNLPVLFAIDRAGIVGADGETHQGAYDLSFMRCIPNMIIMAPSDTNECRQMLYTGYQCNQPVAVRYPRGSAGNCDVESTMSAIEIGKARSIKQGSKVAILSFGTLLENAKSAAEELNATVIDMRFIKPLDTETISELLSSHDVIVTLEDNAIAGGAGSAVNEYLAAIKANVTILNLGIPDEFIKHGTQDEMHAEMGLDANGILTSIKEFMA
- the xseB gene encoding exodeoxyribonuclease VII small subunit; amino-acid sequence: MATKKPENLSFEEALDELSQIVAQMEQGELSLEQSLKQFERGIALANASSGKLQQAEQKVAILMGNDSQAPLSNFDSNLD
- a CDS encoding ligand-binding sensor domain-containing diguanylate cyclase; the encoded protein is MMRFLVVCLLVLCSMPAFASITDYVVKQWNIQNGLPSQSLKSIAQDEQGYMWLGTQFGLSRFDGNTFTNFNTQNSDFLPSNGINKLLVDSTGLLWVGTKNGIVTLDPRTMMSQTFNVKGPVRDILEDSKGSIWIAANGLYYVARNQVTLNQNSALVVPVSNATAITQIVGSVSQMALSPEGIWLVNERHLLRLTNTSSDFAKLRLELTAKVSLPERLAQTIIHDMAWLEGNLYLASELGAYFLDLDDELRPFPLPNASNSAVYKFMSDSDGALWISTYGRLLFRDNSGDWQWVEPSQLDQSIWFADIFRDNQNNIWLASFSEGLWLAHEGRIERHSAISNMTEAVMAISQAPDGKLWVANRSGVGYFDYNKNFVNQIPSNQFGRAAVHDLQFDGDRLYIATGRGVFYYENQTLYTVPGRALRDNPVFAISRSSKGGFWLGTGRGMYRLSYGGLTPFAYNAFLSSKFITYVLDEQNFGLIGTSKGAYYFTDRGIEKIGDQTSLESAYVTSILNIEGVGILIGSLNDGLFYRSTQGQWRQLDATDGLPYGSIFSLVYDKQLKRIWVSTMKGVYRMPVEQFGTDIESLKVEQVISSFDRQLDGKASQCCAGLGHDAVADTGNSIWYPSLQGVVEIPKSVELFGVQALKPRIESIITPLRSLSTATLGDKPELQIDERDVTIKYTAIDYFAPSSIEFRYRLSGLDSDWRYANTRREAIYTNLPPGAFLFQLEAKRGGEDWQKARRTEYTFVVPRRFDETIYFRLLITSSFILLFYLVFWVFRAQEKRKQLALESLVTERTVELREANDKLNQVNSQLKLVSHSDELTGLRSRRFLFDQLPKDIEHFQRNSQSLQAQGKSLVLLIINLDNFSRINDSYGPLAGDSCLQQMATLLNSRTQGSDYVARWSGDEFLLLLRDFKRTAIDNYVADLCEAIAANPFRLPNGESTTITASIGWSFYPLPLLGGQVIGWETSVNLADIALHQVKKRGGDGVANITFDEQLDAFEFEQNNNVDKQLGVLQETGLADIKVWMR
- the ispA gene encoding (2E,6E)-farnesyl diphosphate synthase, producing the protein MQLKEQLQRAREDVEAHLNRYFELPLNTEKTIKEATHYGVLNGGKRLRPYLVYATGRMMGADKADLDILAAAIECIHSYSLVHDDLPAMDDDDLRRGRPTCHIVYGEAQAILAGDALQTLAFDLIANHQFAVPATQQVRMIASLSKASGIEGMVGGQALDIEATDKAITVEELERIHQLKTGALLNCAITLGALAAPQCDEQTLKQLNLFGQAIGLAFQVQDDILDVEADTETLGKPQGSDIAANKATYPALLGMAGAKQKAQDLLARAHKALEAIDYDTRELASLASYIVERNY
- the pomA gene encoding flagellar motor protein PomA; translated protein: MDLATIIGILGAIGLIAMSMVLSSDGQVAMFYNTPSVVIVFGGSIFIVLSNFTMGQFLGIGKVAAKAFMFKIESPEELIEKAVELADSARKGGFLALEEAEIPNGFMRKGVDMLVDGHDADVVRATLQKDISLTATRHELGAGLFKSLADIAPAMGMIGTLIGLVAMLSNMDDPKAIGPAMAVALLTTLYGAFLANVVAIPIQVKLELRKDEEALNQRLILDAVLGIQDGQNPKVIEGILKNYLAESKRKVDTEE